A genome region from Natronosalvus rutilus includes the following:
- a CDS encoding ABC transporter ATP-binding protein, with product MASLRVENLRKEYDRGEIVAVDDLSLEVEDGEFVTVVGPSGCGKTTTLRMIAGLEKPTTGPIFLGDEEITNQSARNRDIAMVFQNYALYPHKTVFQNMAFGLRMSTDLSKAERTEKVQWAAEMMDIEELLDQKPDELSGGQKQRVALGRAIVREPKLFLFDEPLSNLDAKLRTTMRAEIQRLQDELGITSVYVTHDQEEAMTMGDKIVILNDGELQQVGAPTHVYDKPANEFVGGFVGSPSMNFLEVVARTSGNSLVLTDGEDFRYSLSPEYAADIDVEDGQPVTLGIRPEDVYTADPGSDGIQTTVDVLEPIGSDNYLYLDIHDDFIARVNADVKPAVGETIEITFDESKIRLFDRDTGESLLHPQRREPAAPEA from the coding sequence ATGGCGAGTCTGAGAGTCGAGAACCTCCGAAAGGAGTACGACCGCGGAGAGATCGTCGCCGTCGACGATCTGAGTCTCGAGGTCGAGGACGGCGAGTTCGTCACCGTCGTCGGGCCGTCGGGGTGTGGGAAAACGACGACGCTGCGTATGATCGCCGGCCTCGAGAAGCCGACGACCGGGCCGATCTTCCTCGGCGACGAAGAGATCACGAACCAGAGCGCCCGGAACCGGGACATCGCGATGGTGTTCCAGAACTACGCGCTCTACCCACACAAGACGGTCTTCCAGAACATGGCCTTCGGCCTGCGGATGAGTACGGACCTCTCGAAAGCCGAGCGAACGGAGAAGGTCCAGTGGGCAGCCGAGATGATGGACATCGAGGAACTCCTCGACCAGAAACCCGACGAACTCTCCGGCGGCCAGAAACAGCGCGTCGCCCTCGGGCGAGCGATCGTCCGCGAGCCGAAACTGTTCCTGTTCGACGAGCCGCTGTCGAACCTCGACGCGAAGCTCCGGACCACGATGCGCGCCGAAATCCAGCGCCTCCAGGACGAACTCGGCATCACCTCCGTCTACGTCACCCACGACCAGGAGGAGGCGATGACCATGGGTGACAAAATCGTCATCCTCAACGACGGCGAACTCCAGCAAGTCGGCGCGCCGACCCACGTCTACGATAAACCTGCGAATGAATTCGTCGGCGGCTTCGTCGGTTCGCCGTCGATGAACTTCCTCGAGGTCGTCGCCCGCACGTCCGGCAATTCGCTCGTCCTCACCGACGGCGAGGACTTCCGCTACTCGCTGTCGCCCGAGTACGCCGCCGACATCGACGTCGAGGACGGACAGCCGGTCACCCTCGGTATCCGCCCGGAAGACGTCTATACGGCCGACCCCGGTTCGGACGGGATCCAGACGACGGTCGACGTCCTCGAGCCGATCGGCAGTGACAACTACCTCTACCTCGACATCCACGACGACTTCATCGCTCGCGTCAACGCCGACGTCAAGCCCGCCGTGGGCGAGACCATCGAGATCACGTTCGACGAATCGAAGATCCGACTCTTCGACCGGGACACCGGCGAATCGTTGCTCCACCCCCAGCGACGTGAGCCGGCGGCCCCGGAAGCCTGA
- a CDS encoding cobyric acid synthase — MTETVLIAGTASHVGKSTLAAGLCWLLARRGVSVAPFKAQNMSNNARVALAPDGTWGEIGVSQYVQSRAAGVVPTTDVNPVLLKPRGSGESQLIVHGEAVANVSAGGYYDDHWPVARRAAEESHARLAADHDVIVAEGAGSIAEINLHDRDLANVETARFADADIVIAVDIERGGAFASLYGTLEFVPDDLRERVAGAIITKFRGDPSLLASGIEELEARTGVPILGVVPHDDPGLPAEDSVSVPDLNANESRIVGDDCVPADRSVTIAVPRLPRISNFTDLEPLAREPGVRVEYVPLEDELTDADAVIVPGSKNTVDDLGALVDAGFDDHLRAFEGPIVGLCGGYQLLGERLENAGIESTRDVDTVEGIGLLPVETRFSPEKRVERVSRSVTVGGPFDTAGTVTGYEIRMGRTTLTAPASQPFGPESCASGLVVGTYLHGLFENDPVREAFLESVFALASVPRPRCRVDDEGSPYDRAASLLETHVDLGPVGF, encoded by the coding sequence ATGACTGAAACCGTTCTCATCGCCGGCACCGCGAGCCACGTCGGAAAGAGTACGCTCGCGGCCGGACTCTGTTGGCTCCTGGCTCGACGGGGCGTCTCCGTGGCCCCGTTCAAGGCCCAGAACATGAGCAACAACGCGCGAGTAGCACTCGCGCCCGACGGAACGTGGGGCGAGATCGGGGTGTCCCAGTACGTCCAGTCGCGGGCGGCCGGTGTCGTTCCGACGACCGACGTCAACCCCGTCCTGCTAAAACCGAGAGGAAGTGGCGAGAGTCAGCTGATCGTTCACGGCGAGGCGGTCGCGAACGTCAGTGCCGGTGGGTACTACGACGACCACTGGCCGGTCGCTCGACGCGCCGCCGAGGAGTCCCACGCACGTCTCGCGGCGGATCACGACGTAATCGTCGCGGAAGGAGCCGGAAGCATTGCCGAAATCAACCTCCACGATCGGGACCTTGCCAACGTCGAAACCGCGCGATTTGCCGACGCCGACATCGTGATCGCCGTCGACATCGAACGCGGCGGCGCGTTCGCCAGCCTGTACGGGACGCTCGAGTTCGTGCCGGACGACCTTCGGGAACGGGTCGCTGGCGCGATCATCACCAAATTTCGGGGTGATCCATCGCTCCTGGCGTCCGGCATCGAGGAACTCGAGGCCCGGACCGGCGTTCCGATACTCGGGGTGGTCCCTCACGACGACCCCGGACTGCCCGCAGAGGACAGTGTCTCCGTCCCCGACCTGAACGCGAACGAGTCGCGTATCGTCGGCGACGACTGCGTTCCCGCTGATCGATCGGTGACGATAGCGGTTCCCCGACTCCCTCGGATCTCGAACTTCACCGACCTCGAGCCGCTAGCCCGGGAGCCGGGCGTTCGCGTGGAGTACGTACCGCTCGAGGACGAGCTGACCGACGCCGATGCGGTGATCGTTCCGGGTTCGAAGAACACCGTCGACGATCTGGGGGCGCTCGTCGACGCCGGATTTGACGACCACCTCCGCGCCTTCGAGGGGCCGATAGTGGGCCTGTGCGGCGGGTATCAACTGCTCGGCGAGCGCCTCGAGAACGCCGGCATAGAGAGCACGCGGGATGTCGACACGGTCGAGGGGATTGGACTCCTGCCGGTCGAAACGCGATTTTCACCTGAAAAGCGCGTCGAGCGCGTCTCGCGGTCGGTAACCGTCGGCGGACCGTTCGACACCGCGGGGACCGTCACCGGCTACGAGATCCGGATGGGACGCACCACGCTCACGGCACCGGCTTCCCAACCGTTCGGACCGGAGAGCTGTGCCTCGGGGCTGGTAGTCGGAACCTACCTGCACGGCCTGTTCGAAAACGACCCCGTTCGCGAGGCGTTCCTCGAGTCGGTGTTCGCGTTGGCGAGCGTGCCTCGGCCGCGTTGCCGGGTCGACGACGAGGGGTCGCCGTACGACCGAGCGGCGTCGCTGCTCGAGACGCACGTCGACCTCGGACCGGTCGGATTCTGA
- a CDS encoding cobyrinic acid a,c-diamide synthase — MNGFVLAGTSSGVGKTVATLATTRALEDAGYDVQPAKVGPDFIDPSHHEAVAGRPSRTLDPWLEGVEGARRNYHRGEGDVCVVEGMMGLYDGDASSTAMLAEALDLPVVLVVDAAAGMESVAATALGFRRYAEIADRDVEVAGIVAQRAHGGRHEDGIRNALPEDLTYFGRVSPHPDLEIPDRHLGLHTGEEAPLEADALRTAADLDVDRLVSIARSPPKPRSVDDSAGRFDACIAVASDRAFCFRYPATIERLRERAAVRTFSPVAGDPVPDCDGIYLPGGYPELHAADLSAGGTLAELEARASEGVPVFGECGGLMAMAESLTTVDGERHRMAGILPADVTMCERYQALEHVELAATRDGLTARAGETLRGHEFHYSRADAATDARFAFEVRRGEGITGDADGLLEYASLGTYAHVHPESGAFDRFLEAVAANGGGYSR; from the coding sequence GTGAACGGGTTCGTCCTCGCCGGGACGAGTTCCGGTGTAGGCAAGACCGTCGCGACGCTCGCGACGACCCGGGCCCTCGAGGACGCCGGCTACGACGTCCAACCCGCGAAAGTGGGCCCGGACTTCATCGATCCGAGCCACCACGAGGCCGTAGCGGGTCGCCCCTCGAGAACGCTCGACCCTTGGCTCGAGGGCGTCGAGGGGGCGCGCCGAAATTACCACCGTGGCGAGGGCGACGTCTGCGTCGTCGAGGGGATGATGGGGCTGTACGACGGCGACGCCTCGAGTACGGCGATGCTCGCCGAAGCGCTGGACCTCCCCGTCGTCCTCGTGGTCGACGCCGCTGCCGGGATGGAGAGCGTGGCTGCGACGGCGCTCGGGTTTCGTCGCTACGCCGAGATCGCCGACCGCGACGTCGAGGTGGCCGGAATCGTCGCCCAGCGCGCTCACGGCGGCCGTCACGAGGACGGAATCAGAAACGCGCTCCCGGAGGACCTGACGTACTTCGGCCGCGTCTCGCCGCATCCGGACCTCGAGATCCCCGACCGTCACCTCGGGTTACACACCGGGGAGGAGGCGCCGCTCGAAGCGGATGCGCTGCGGACAGCCGCCGACCTCGACGTCGATCGATTGGTTTCGATCGCCCGCTCACCCCCGAAACCGCGGTCGGTCGACGACTCCGCCGGTCGGTTCGACGCTTGTATCGCGGTCGCGTCTGACCGGGCGTTCTGCTTTCGGTATCCGGCGACGATCGAACGGCTGCGCGAACGCGCTGCCGTCCGAACGTTTTCCCCCGTGGCGGGCGACCCGGTTCCCGACTGCGACGGCATCTACCTCCCCGGCGGGTATCCGGAACTACACGCCGCCGACCTGTCCGCCGGGGGCACACTCGCGGAACTCGAGGCACGGGCGAGCGAGGGAGTACCGGTGTTCGGCGAGTGCGGTGGGCTGATGGCGATGGCGGAGTCGTTGACGACGGTCGACGGCGAGCGCCACCGAATGGCCGGGATATTGCCGGCGGACGTGACGATGTGTGAGCGTTACCAAGCGCTCGAGCACGTCGAACTCGCGGCCACGCGCGACGGACTGACCGCCCGGGCCGGCGAAACCCTCCGCGGCCACGAGTTTCACTACTCCCGGGCGGACGCGGCCACCGACGCGCGGTTCGCCTTCGAGGTGCGACGCGGCGAGGGGATCACCGGCGACGCCGACGGCCTACTCGAGTACGCGTCCCTCGGGACGTACGCTCACGTCCATCCCGAGAGCGGCGCGTTCGACCGCTTTCTCGAGGCGGTCGCGGCGAACGGCGGCGGCTACAGCCGCTGA
- a CDS encoding glycoside hydrolase family 15 protein, which translates to MTTPNSIHDDSNRFPTVSWASGETYGLETPQDYDTDDPTRVWCTLTDGAITEPRFPRVDVMNLRTLSFVVTDGDGYVARTSRPTQRATDTLERTVTPTADDALVYEHRFRETEAGRDWTLTVETAVDTENEALCCSIAFDAADAPTEYDIYVVGQPTPSARGVHTRAERRGKTGDYGLVASDTGGGSTVIHDQDGEPYHVALALEAANGFDWAAVREGGENGMEPLEGDAGAAVSGEGIVSLGARVGSGVSALETEVALGFATEADTDAARAETRRALEGGFETIREDYVDSWRSYLTDLNVPASVAGDPDRRVQYDFAAMVLKAVEDKTFVGAGLASPSVPWGTGVEATEAADYGYNFVWSRDLYQVSTAFEAMGDVESAIDATEYLFRYQLEDDGFLPQNTYLEGTTRWGGEQLDNVSFPVVMAYQFANRHGYGLEAASYDYEDVRTIAEYVLRSGPDSEQERWEEEAGYSPSTIAAEIAGLVCAAWFADRAGADEDAIRCLAVADDWSRGVEEWCATTTGTDEHDAPYYVRVSADGRPDEPSERTLANGGPTLDERDIVDAGFLELVRLGIVPWDDEVVRNSLAVVDETIHVDTPHGSAWYRYNGDGYGEQTADGPDGAGAPWSLTHAGKGRLWPIFTGERGEYELLADETDADLEPSALLETMTGFANSGRMLPEQVWDSEDPTEFGWTFGSGTAAATPLAWSCAQYVRLAHSIDAGRPVETPEIVADFFRGRGRGRTSSEPTSPTLELEADGETVSGTTDGDYVVAQTDAGVETIAVTDGRFSLEKGDASSPIRVVAVNVGEVVWDLETTTVVLRLKRDVP; encoded by the coding sequence ATGACGACACCGAATTCGATCCACGACGACTCGAATCGATTTCCCACCGTGAGCTGGGCGAGCGGCGAAACGTACGGGCTCGAGACGCCCCAAGACTACGACACCGACGATCCGACGCGCGTCTGGTGCACCCTGACCGACGGAGCGATCACCGAACCGCGGTTCCCGCGCGTGGACGTGATGAACCTGCGAACGCTGTCGTTCGTCGTCACCGACGGCGACGGCTACGTGGCGCGAACGAGTCGACCGACCCAGCGCGCGACCGATACGCTCGAGCGCACCGTGACGCCGACGGCCGACGACGCGCTCGTCTACGAGCACCGGTTTCGTGAGACGGAGGCGGGCCGTGACTGGACGCTGACCGTCGAAACCGCCGTCGATACCGAGAACGAGGCGCTGTGCTGTTCGATCGCGTTCGACGCGGCCGACGCTCCCACCGAGTACGACATTTACGTCGTCGGCCAGCCGACGCCATCCGCACGAGGCGTCCACACCCGCGCCGAACGCCGAGGCAAGACCGGCGACTACGGACTCGTCGCCTCCGACACCGGCGGCGGGTCGACCGTCATTCACGACCAGGACGGCGAGCCCTACCACGTTGCGCTGGCACTCGAGGCCGCGAACGGGTTCGACTGGGCGGCGGTCCGCGAGGGCGGGGAGAACGGGATGGAGCCGCTCGAGGGGGACGCCGGCGCCGCGGTTTCGGGCGAGGGAATCGTCTCGCTCGGCGCTCGCGTCGGGAGTGGCGTTTCTGCCCTCGAGACCGAAGTCGCACTCGGATTCGCGACCGAGGCGGATACGGACGCGGCACGGGCGGAAACGAGGCGAGCGCTCGAGGGCGGCTTCGAGACGATTCGCGAGGACTACGTCGACTCCTGGCGGTCGTACCTCACGGACCTGAACGTCCCCGCGAGCGTCGCCGGCGATCCGGACCGGCGCGTCCAGTACGACTTCGCGGCGATGGTCCTCAAGGCCGTCGAGGACAAGACGTTCGTCGGCGCGGGCCTCGCGTCTCCCTCGGTCCCCTGGGGAACCGGTGTCGAGGCCACCGAAGCGGCGGACTACGGCTACAACTTCGTCTGGTCGCGAGACCTCTACCAGGTCTCGACCGCCTTCGAGGCGATGGGCGACGTCGAGAGCGCGATCGACGCCACGGAGTACCTCTTTCGCTACCAGCTCGAGGACGACGGTTTCCTCCCGCAGAACACCTACCTTGAGGGGACCACGCGATGGGGCGGCGAGCAACTGGACAACGTCTCGTTCCCGGTCGTCATGGCCTACCAGTTCGCGAACCGCCACGGCTACGGGCTCGAGGCGGCGAGTTACGATTACGAGGACGTGCGGACCATTGCGGAGTACGTCCTGCGAAGCGGACCCGACAGCGAACAGGAGCGCTGGGAGGAGGAGGCGGGCTACTCCCCGAGTACGATCGCCGCCGAGATCGCGGGGCTCGTCTGTGCGGCCTGGTTCGCCGACCGCGCGGGCGCGGACGAGGACGCCATCCGTTGTCTCGCGGTCGCCGACGACTGGTCGCGCGGCGTCGAGGAGTGGTGTGCCACGACGACAGGCACCGACGAGCACGACGCACCCTACTACGTTCGCGTGAGCGCTGACGGTCGACCCGACGAGCCGAGCGAGCGGACCCTCGCCAACGGCGGACCGACGCTCGACGAACGCGACATCGTCGACGCGGGCTTTCTCGAGTTGGTGCGACTCGGAATCGTCCCCTGGGACGACGAGGTCGTCCGCAACTCGCTTGCCGTCGTCGACGAGACGATCCACGTCGACACGCCCCACGGGTCCGCGTGGTACCGGTACAACGGCGACGGCTACGGCGAACAGACCGCCGACGGACCGGACGGCGCGGGCGCGCCATGGTCGCTCACGCACGCGGGCAAGGGTCGACTGTGGCCCATCTTCACGGGTGAACGCGGGGAGTACGAACTGCTCGCCGACGAGACCGACGCCGACCTCGAGCCGTCGGCCCTCCTGGAGACGATGACCGGCTTCGCCAACAGCGGGCGAATGCTCCCGGAACAGGTCTGGGACAGCGAAGACCCGACCGAGTTCGGCTGGACGTTCGGCAGCGGAACCGCGGCTGCGACGCCCCTGGCGTGGAGTTGCGCCCAGTACGTTCGCCTCGCTCACTCCATCGACGCCGGACGCCCGGTTGAGACGCCCGAAATCGTCGCGGACTTCTTCCGCGGGCGAGGTCGTGGTCGCACCTCGAGCGAGCCAACGAGCCCGACGCTCGAGCTCGAGGCCGATGGCGAGACTGTGTCGGGCACCACTGACGGCGACTACGTCGTCGCCCAGACGGACGCAGGAGTCGAGACGATAGCGGTCACGGACGGGCGTTTCTCGCTCGAGAAGGGCGATGCATCGTCACCGATACGTGTCGTCGCCGTCAACGTTGGGGAGGTCGTCTGGGACCTCGAGACGACGACTGTAGTCCTTCGATTGAAACGGGACGTTCCGTAA
- a CDS encoding glycoside hydrolase family 15 protein — MTLRAALDDYKRHQGSPTVFPGERRTTSGRFSGLAGRTVHVGRDGTLRDFSYPLTGCYGIDRSRFGVRVDGEVRWLDELETTSQSYVDDTALVETTFAGDGLELELERLDLTLDELHVTHVTVAEGSADALAAFVSFAPGGRDDRIGQLVYDDPGVVEVYHRAEHDFLTSEPRFETVGGQLPERLADVLDDEPAVYPNSEETGQYEDGRLGGYVLGFVPFEDGSATVVSRLTDTPDSSAVADDLVERTAALADAEPIREAAPTISASREGSADIGIGTAGPERTTVVDDLRVLGVLSSERGSRMAGPDFDPHYEYSGGYGYTWFRDDAEIARFLLESADALELDIETIHEHSAAFYADVQLEDGTWPHRVWPDDGSLAPGWANDHIGGDGIDYQADQTASVLSYLAAYAGTSDERVREVEPVIERGLEGLDGTLAEDGLPVACQNAWENMAGRFTHTAATFLHAYAAVAAAPIDEELRAHAHEQARAVYRGLDRLWDDDRGIYALRERDGDLDSRLDSSTFALVDAHATYDALESVDDQRRERLRLHVDAMLDGLARETDAVSGLIRFEGDDWRTRTQADEKIWTVSTAWGANAAVSLARLLENDAYLERARDLLAELFPGGSLCLESGYLPEQVFDDGTPDSATPLGWPHALRLATVAQLCELGEPVRPEHSTPVSN; from the coding sequence ATGACGCTACGCGCCGCGCTCGACGACTACAAGCGACACCAAGGGTCCCCGACCGTGTTCCCCGGCGAGCGCCGGACCACGAGCGGCCGTTTCTCTGGACTGGCCGGCCGAACCGTCCACGTCGGCCGAGATGGAACGCTACGAGATTTCTCCTATCCGCTCACTGGCTGCTACGGGATCGACCGCTCCCGGTTCGGCGTCCGGGTCGACGGCGAGGTCCGGTGGCTCGACGAACTCGAGACGACGTCCCAGTCGTACGTCGACGATACGGCGCTGGTCGAGACGACCTTCGCCGGCGACGGTCTCGAACTCGAACTCGAGCGCCTGGATCTCACCCTCGATGAGTTGCACGTGACCCACGTCACGGTCGCCGAGGGGAGCGCCGACGCGCTCGCGGCGTTCGTCTCGTTCGCGCCAGGGGGGCGCGACGACCGGATCGGACAACTCGTCTACGACGATCCGGGCGTCGTCGAGGTGTATCATCGAGCGGAACACGACTTCCTGACGAGCGAACCCCGCTTCGAGACGGTCGGCGGCCAGCTACCCGAACGCCTGGCGGACGTCCTTGACGACGAACCCGCCGTTTACCCCAACAGCGAGGAGACGGGCCAGTACGAGGACGGCCGGCTCGGCGGGTACGTACTCGGTTTCGTGCCGTTCGAGGACGGGAGCGCGACGGTCGTCAGCCGCCTCACCGACACCCCCGACTCGTCGGCCGTCGCCGACGACCTCGTCGAACGAACTGCCGCACTCGCCGACGCCGAACCGATCCGGGAAGCGGCGCCCACGATTTCCGCCAGCCGAGAGGGGAGCGCTGACATCGGGATCGGGACGGCAGGCCCCGAGCGAACGACCGTCGTCGACGACCTCCGCGTTCTCGGCGTCCTCTCGAGCGAGCGCGGCAGTCGCATGGCCGGCCCCGACTTCGACCCCCACTACGAGTACTCCGGGGGCTATGGCTACACCTGGTTCCGCGACGACGCCGAAATCGCCCGCTTCCTCCTCGAGAGCGCGGACGCCCTCGAGCTGGACATCGAGACCATCCACGAACACAGCGCGGCCTTCTACGCCGACGTCCAGCTCGAGGACGGCACCTGGCCCCACCGGGTCTGGCCGGACGACGGCTCGCTCGCGCCCGGCTGGGCGAACGATCATATCGGCGGCGACGGCATCGACTACCAGGCCGATCAGACCGCCAGCGTCCTCTCGTACCTCGCGGCGTACGCGGGGACGAGCGACGAGCGGGTTCGCGAGGTCGAACCCGTGATCGAACGAGGACTCGAGGGCCTCGACGGCACCCTCGCCGAGGACGGCCTGCCGGTCGCCTGCCAGAACGCCTGGGAGAACATGGCCGGCCGATTTACCCACACCGCCGCGACGTTCCTTCACGCCTACGCCGCCGTCGCGGCAGCCCCGATCGACGAGGAGCTGCGAGCACACGCCCACGAACAGGCGCGAGCCGTCTACCGCGGCCTCGATCGACTCTGGGACGACGACCGCGGCATCTACGCCCTCCGCGAACGCGACGGCGACCTCGACTCCCGGCTGGACTCGAGCACGTTCGCGCTCGTCGACGCCCACGCGACCTACGACGCGCTCGAGTCGGTCGACGACCAGCGCCGTGAACGCCTGCGCCTGCACGTCGACGCGATGCTGGACGGGCTCGCTCGGGAAACCGACGCCGTCTCTGGGCTGATCCGCTTCGAGGGCGACGACTGGCGCACTCGCACGCAAGCGGACGAGAAGATCTGGACCGTCTCGACGGCCTGGGGAGCCAACGCCGCCGTCTCACTCGCTCGACTCCTCGAAAACGACGCGTACCTCGAGCGCGCTCGCGACCTCCTCGCGGAGCTGTTCCCCGGAGGGAGTCTCTGCCTCGAGTCGGGCTACCTGCCTGAGCAGGTCTTCGACGACGGCACTCCCGACAGTGCGACGCCGCTCGGGTGGCCCCACGCGCTTCGGCTGGCGACGGTCGCACAGCTGTGCGAGCTCGGCGAACCGGTTCGGCCGGAGCACTCGACGCCGGTCTCGAACTGA
- a CDS encoding alpha-amylase family glycosyl hydrolase: MRHPGPPRFVAVGESVELAPRDPDPKATYRWRVLEKPDGSDLEAPETAVGHAEPDVPGTYRFECAGPDGTAVQRIRAFPGVRRETTFELERDELPDHNPGDVSVIGPFNEHLAGRDRPRLEDGTYVFDVELPPGDHRHGFVLGEGSEHDVWTETTVPGPARPRIRLDGRVEDDAVVIGAEATTGDGSEFTDDELAVEFLVDDRDGLDDGVLEVDGHEARLPLRALESVDDPVRVHAVAVGERHSVADCVAVSPDGSVDRVNDPPAWIRDAVVYEVFVRSFTDEGTFESFERRVPYLESLGVDCVWLTPVLESPTTHGYHTTDYFDTASDLGSRDAFESFVERCHESGIRVVFDLVINHTAREHANFDLSAAGVDDYADWYVWEPFEESHLTEHDLEKGRDEYGPPRRYLPDRGTEVAQYYFNWRNIPNVNYDSLAVRRYMLDVVDEWADVVDGYRCDVAWGVPHGFWKEVHDRLEGRDPEFLLLDETIPRDPAYAEAEFDVHYDTTLYWTLVDVGNDEAPAESILEAARAPDREGFPDWSLHMRYIENHDEDRYLETCGPHAQRAAAAAVLTLPGVPMLYYGQERGATGYRQLMPWEGDGESTAFHRRLVAARRSEPALSRGALRDLAYDADTDAAVAFARDHEDQRVVVALNFGEVPATITFDAAVDPTDLVTGNSVDCETDGSETMVTVDDVVVLETA, encoded by the coding sequence ATGCGACACCCCGGACCACCCCGTTTCGTCGCCGTCGGCGAGTCCGTCGAACTCGCCCCCCGTGATCCCGATCCGAAAGCTACCTACCGGTGGCGTGTCCTCGAGAAGCCGGACGGGAGCGACCTCGAAGCGCCCGAAACCGCGGTTGGGCACGCCGAACCCGACGTGCCCGGCACCTACCGGTTCGAGTGCGCCGGGCCCGACGGCACCGCCGTCCAGCGCATCCGGGCGTTTCCCGGCGTTCGTCGCGAGACGACCTTCGAACTCGAGCGCGACGAACTCCCTGACCACAACCCGGGGGACGTGTCGGTCATCGGGCCGTTCAACGAACACCTCGCCGGCCGCGACCGGCCCAGGCTCGAGGACGGCACCTACGTGTTCGACGTCGAACTGCCGCCGGGCGACCATCGCCATGGGTTCGTCCTCGGCGAGGGCAGCGAACACGACGTCTGGACCGAGACGACGGTTCCGGGTCCCGCCCGCCCACGGATTCGCCTCGACGGCCGCGTCGAGGATGACGCAGTCGTGATCGGCGCCGAGGCGACGACCGGCGACGGCAGCGAGTTCACGGACGACGAACTGGCCGTCGAGTTCCTGGTCGACGACCGGGACGGTCTGGACGACGGCGTGCTCGAGGTCGACGGCCACGAGGCCCGTCTTCCGCTTCGGGCCCTCGAGTCCGTGGACGACCCGGTTCGCGTCCACGCCGTCGCCGTCGGCGAACGTCACAGCGTCGCGGACTGCGTCGCCGTCTCGCCTGACGGGTCTGTCGACCGCGTGAACGACCCCCCGGCGTGGATTCGCGACGCCGTCGTCTACGAAGTGTTCGTTCGGTCGTTCACCGACGAGGGGACGTTCGAGTCGTTCGAACGTCGCGTCCCCTACCTCGAGTCGCTGGGCGTCGACTGCGTCTGGCTCACACCGGTCCTCGAGAGCCCGACGACCCACGGCTACCACACGACGGACTACTTCGACACGGCCTCGGATCTGGGCTCTCGAGACGCGTTCGAGTCGTTCGTCGAGCGCTGTCACGAGTCCGGCATTCGGGTCGTCTTCGACCTCGTGATCAACCACACCGCCCGCGAGCACGCGAACTTCGACCTGAGCGCCGCCGGGGTCGACGACTACGCCGACTGGTACGTCTGGGAGCCGTTCGAGGAGAGCCACCTCACCGAGCACGACCTCGAGAAGGGCCGAGACGAGTACGGTCCCCCGCGACGGTACCTCCCCGACCGGGGCACCGAGGTCGCCCAGTACTACTTCAACTGGCGGAACATCCCGAACGTCAACTACGACTCGCTCGCGGTTCGACGGTACATGCTCGACGTCGTCGACGAGTGGGCCGACGTGGTCGACGGCTACCGGTGTGACGTCGCCTGGGGCGTCCCTCACGGCTTCTGGAAGGAGGTCCACGACCGGCTCGAAGGTCGGGACCCCGAGTTCCTCTTACTCGACGAGACGATTCCCCGCGATCCGGCGTACGCCGAGGCCGAGTTCGACGTTCACTACGACACCACCCTCTACTGGACGCTGGTCGACGTCGGAAACGACGAGGCGCCCGCCGAATCGATCCTCGAGGCCGCTCGGGCACCGGATCGTGAAGGGTTCCCCGACTGGTCGCTCCACATGCGTTACATCGAGAACCACGACGAGGATCGCTACCTCGAGACCTGCGGCCCACACGCCCAGCGCGCGGCCGCCGCGGCGGTCCTCACGCTCCCCGGCGTCCCCATGCTCTACTACGGCCAGGAGCGGGGGGCGACCGGCTACCGTCAACTGATGCCCTGGGAGGGCGACGGCGAGTCCACGGCGTTCCACCGACGGCTCGTGGCCGCCCGCCGATCCGAACCCGCGCTCTCCCGCGGGGCACTTCGAGACCTCGCGTACGACGCCGACACCGACGCGGCCGTCGCGTTCGCTCGGGACCACGAGGACCAGCGCGTCGTCGTGGCCCTGAATTTCGGCGAGGTACCTGCGACGATCACGTTCGACGCAGCGGTCGATCCGACCGACCTCGTCACTGGGAACTCCGTCGACTGCGAGACCGACGGTAGCGAGACGATGGTTACGGTGGACGACGTGGTCGTCCTCGAGACGGCGTAA